The Oncorhynchus tshawytscha isolate Ot180627B linkage group LG30, Otsh_v2.0, whole genome shotgun sequence genome includes a region encoding these proteins:
- the LOC112228910 gene encoding zinc finger Y-chromosomal protein 1 isoform X1 yields the protein MDEDETRLALHSQDPKIILHGSDEGGAGGEEFVVELQETVLVSEGEGEGMAVHGFAPEELVIQDAVEDVVSEYVHCDEDEEVAVETCVMSLEGEDEGVAMGDMAEDEMVADGHAQDELDPEQDTDGCGDYLMISLDEAGKMVSDDGTEVTVEGAVEDQVEKDEDGQEVIKVYIFKADSGEDDLGETEDAALTDSTGRTLREKMVYMSQGDHGASKISDEVYMEVVVGGEEPVTHERSYDGTALSKDFMPVAWAAAYGSEDSESCENRNGAASALLHIDESDEVDKVSRQRNKNKRTRAEPRQVQTAIIIGPYGQPLTVYPCMLCGKKFKSRGFLKRHTKNHHQDVLTRKKYQCTDCDFTTNKKASLHNHMEGHTLSSKGLFECEVCGKEFHQQAVLFSHRLQHHHREPKSPVPSQANKMHKCKFCDYETAEQGLLNRHLLAVHSKSFPHICVECGKGFRHPSELKKHMRTHTGEKPYSCLYCDYKSADSSNLKTHVKTKHSKEMPFKCERCFQTFAEEEELLQHGLTHEEAKTHLCAHCEHKSSNSSDLKRHIISVHTKDYPHKCAVCDKGFHRPSELKKHSALHRAKKLHQCRHCNFKIADPFVLSRHILSVHTKEQQASPEKNGPKRTLLGPSPASPPVARKQVLVPGASSSAAGMAKGPRERRVYQCQYCDYSSGDASGFKRHVISIHTKDYPHRCEICSKGFRRPSEKSQHIARHHKDLVQAE from the exons ATCATTCTCCATGGATCAG ATGAGGGTGGTGCTGGAGGGGAGGAGTTTGTGGTGGAGCTGCAGGAGACGGTGCTTGTgtcggagggggagggggagggaatggCGGTGCATGGGTTCGCTCCAGAGGAGCTGGTGATACAGGATGCGGTTGAGGACGTGGTGTCTGAGTATGTGCACTGCGACGAGGACGAGGAGGTTGCTGTGGAGACATGTGTGATGTCGCTGGAGGGGGAGGACGAAGGCGTTGCCATGGGGGACATGGCTGAGGATGAGATGGTGGCAGACGGGCATGCCCAGGATGAACTGGACCCAGAGCAAGACACAGACGGCTGTGGGGACTACCTCATGATCTCCT TGGATGAGGCAGGCAAGATGGTGTCAGACGACGGCACAGAGGTGACTGTGGAGGGAGCCGTGGAGGACCAGGTGGAGAAGGACGAGGATGGCCAGGAGGTGATCAAGGTGTACATCTTCAAGGCAGACTCTGGGGAGGATGACCTGG GAGAAACGGAGGACGCGGCACTGACGGACTCTACAGGCCGAACACTCCGAGAGAAGATGGTGTACATGTCTCAGGGGGACCATG gtgcatcaaagataTCTGATGAGGTTtacatggaggtggtggtggggggtgaggaGCCAGTGACCCATGAGCGGTCTTACGATGGCACGGCTCTCAGTAAGGACTTCATGCCTGTGGCTTGGGCAGCCGCTTATG GTTCTGAGGACAGTGAAAGCTGTGAGAACCGGAACGGTGCCGCCAGTGCGCTGCTGCACATTGACGAGTCAGACGAAGTGGACAAGGTCAGCAGGCAACGGAACAAGAATAAGAGAACAAGGGCTGAGCCTCGCCAGGTCCAGACAG CCATCATTATTGGTCCGTATGGCCAGCCTCTGACCGTGTACCCCTGCATGCTCTGTGGCAAGAAGTTCAAGTCGCGAGGCTTCCTGAAGCGCCACACCAAAAACCACCACCAGGATGTCCTGACCAGGAAAAAGTACCAGTGCACGGACTGTGACTTCACCACCAACAAGAAGGCCAGCCTTCATAACCACATGGAGGGGCACACGCTGAGCAGCAAGGGTCTGTTTGAGTGTGAGGTGTGTGGCAAGGAGTTCCACCAGCAGGCGGTGCTCTTCTCGCATCGATTGCAGCACCACCACCGTGAGCCCAAGAGTCCGGTGCCTTCACAGGCCAACAAGATGCACAAGTGTAAGTTCTGTGACTACGAGACGGCTGAACAAGGTCTGCTCAACCGCCACTTGCTGGCTGTCCATAGTAAGAGCTTCCCCCACATCTGTGTGGAATGTGGCAAGGGCTTCCGGCACCCCTCCGAGCTGAAGAaacacatgcgcacgcacaccgGCGAGAAGCCTTACTCTTGCCTCTACTGCGACTACAAGTCGGCAGATTCCTCCAACCTGAAGACTCATGTCAAGACCAAGCACAGCAAAGAGATGCCCTTCAAGTGTGAGCGCTGCTTCCAAACGTTtgctgaggaggaggagttgcTGCAGCACGGGCTGACGCACGAGGAGGCCAAAACCCACCTGTGTGCCCACTGTGAACACAAGAGCTCCAACTCCAGTGACCTGAAGCGCCACATCATATCGGTGCACACCAAGGACTACCCCCACAAATGTGCCGTCTGCGATAAAGGCTTCCACCGGCCGTCTGAACTGAAGAAGCACTCTGCGTTGCACCGTGCCAAGAAACTGCACCAGTGCCGACACTGCAACTTCAAGATCGCGGACCCCTTTGTGCTCAGTCGCCATATCCTGTCGGTCCACACCAAGGAGCAACAGGCCTCTCCTGAAAAGAACGGGCCCAAAAGGACCTTATTGGGGCCTTCCCCTGCCAGTCCACCGGTGGCAAGGAAGCAGGTGTTGGTACCTGGTGCTAGTTCTAGTGCTGCGGGCATGGCCAAGGGgcccagggagaggagggtgtacCAGTGTCAGTACTGTGACTACAGCTCTGGGGATGCCTCGGGCTTCAAGCGCCATGTGATCTCCATCCACACAAAAGACTACCCCCACCGCTGTGAGATCTGCTCTAAAGGCTTCCGCAGGCCCTCGGAGAAGAGCCAGCATATCGCACGCCACCACAAGGACTTAGTGCAGGCAGAGTGA
- the LOC112228910 gene encoding zinc finger Y-chromosomal protein 1 isoform X2 encodes MRLCLTLSIKEIDWDEGGAGGEEFVVELQETVLVSEGEGEGMAVHGFAPEELVIQDAVEDVVSEYVHCDEDEEVAVETCVMSLEGEDEGVAMGDMAEDEMVADGHAQDELDPEQDTDGCGDYLMISLDEAGKMVSDDGTEVTVEGAVEDQVEKDEDGQEVIKVYIFKADSGEDDLGETEDAALTDSTGRTLREKMVYMSQGDHGASKISDEVYMEVVVGGEEPVTHERSYDGTALSKDFMPVAWAAAYGSEDSESCENRNGAASALLHIDESDEVDKVSRQRNKNKRTRAEPRQVQTAIIIGPYGQPLTVYPCMLCGKKFKSRGFLKRHTKNHHQDVLTRKKYQCTDCDFTTNKKASLHNHMEGHTLSSKGLFECEVCGKEFHQQAVLFSHRLQHHHREPKSPVPSQANKMHKCKFCDYETAEQGLLNRHLLAVHSKSFPHICVECGKGFRHPSELKKHMRTHTGEKPYSCLYCDYKSADSSNLKTHVKTKHSKEMPFKCERCFQTFAEEEELLQHGLTHEEAKTHLCAHCEHKSSNSSDLKRHIISVHTKDYPHKCAVCDKGFHRPSELKKHSALHRAKKLHQCRHCNFKIADPFVLSRHILSVHTKEQQASPEKNGPKRTLLGPSPASPPVARKQVLVPGASSSAAGMAKGPRERRVYQCQYCDYSSGDASGFKRHVISIHTKDYPHRCEICSKGFRRPSEKSQHIARHHKDLVQAE; translated from the exons ATGCGTCTCTGCTTgacactcagcattaaggagatagattgGG ATGAGGGTGGTGCTGGAGGGGAGGAGTTTGTGGTGGAGCTGCAGGAGACGGTGCTTGTgtcggagggggagggggagggaatggCGGTGCATGGGTTCGCTCCAGAGGAGCTGGTGATACAGGATGCGGTTGAGGACGTGGTGTCTGAGTATGTGCACTGCGACGAGGACGAGGAGGTTGCTGTGGAGACATGTGTGATGTCGCTGGAGGGGGAGGACGAAGGCGTTGCCATGGGGGACATGGCTGAGGATGAGATGGTGGCAGACGGGCATGCCCAGGATGAACTGGACCCAGAGCAAGACACAGACGGCTGTGGGGACTACCTCATGATCTCCT TGGATGAGGCAGGCAAGATGGTGTCAGACGACGGCACAGAGGTGACTGTGGAGGGAGCCGTGGAGGACCAGGTGGAGAAGGACGAGGATGGCCAGGAGGTGATCAAGGTGTACATCTTCAAGGCAGACTCTGGGGAGGATGACCTGG GAGAAACGGAGGACGCGGCACTGACGGACTCTACAGGCCGAACACTCCGAGAGAAGATGGTGTACATGTCTCAGGGGGACCATG gtgcatcaaagataTCTGATGAGGTTtacatggaggtggtggtggggggtgaggaGCCAGTGACCCATGAGCGGTCTTACGATGGCACGGCTCTCAGTAAGGACTTCATGCCTGTGGCTTGGGCAGCCGCTTATG GTTCTGAGGACAGTGAAAGCTGTGAGAACCGGAACGGTGCCGCCAGTGCGCTGCTGCACATTGACGAGTCAGACGAAGTGGACAAGGTCAGCAGGCAACGGAACAAGAATAAGAGAACAAGGGCTGAGCCTCGCCAGGTCCAGACAG CCATCATTATTGGTCCGTATGGCCAGCCTCTGACCGTGTACCCCTGCATGCTCTGTGGCAAGAAGTTCAAGTCGCGAGGCTTCCTGAAGCGCCACACCAAAAACCACCACCAGGATGTCCTGACCAGGAAAAAGTACCAGTGCACGGACTGTGACTTCACCACCAACAAGAAGGCCAGCCTTCATAACCACATGGAGGGGCACACGCTGAGCAGCAAGGGTCTGTTTGAGTGTGAGGTGTGTGGCAAGGAGTTCCACCAGCAGGCGGTGCTCTTCTCGCATCGATTGCAGCACCACCACCGTGAGCCCAAGAGTCCGGTGCCTTCACAGGCCAACAAGATGCACAAGTGTAAGTTCTGTGACTACGAGACGGCTGAACAAGGTCTGCTCAACCGCCACTTGCTGGCTGTCCATAGTAAGAGCTTCCCCCACATCTGTGTGGAATGTGGCAAGGGCTTCCGGCACCCCTCCGAGCTGAAGAaacacatgcgcacgcacaccgGCGAGAAGCCTTACTCTTGCCTCTACTGCGACTACAAGTCGGCAGATTCCTCCAACCTGAAGACTCATGTCAAGACCAAGCACAGCAAAGAGATGCCCTTCAAGTGTGAGCGCTGCTTCCAAACGTTtgctgaggaggaggagttgcTGCAGCACGGGCTGACGCACGAGGAGGCCAAAACCCACCTGTGTGCCCACTGTGAACACAAGAGCTCCAACTCCAGTGACCTGAAGCGCCACATCATATCGGTGCACACCAAGGACTACCCCCACAAATGTGCCGTCTGCGATAAAGGCTTCCACCGGCCGTCTGAACTGAAGAAGCACTCTGCGTTGCACCGTGCCAAGAAACTGCACCAGTGCCGACACTGCAACTTCAAGATCGCGGACCCCTTTGTGCTCAGTCGCCATATCCTGTCGGTCCACACCAAGGAGCAACAGGCCTCTCCTGAAAAGAACGGGCCCAAAAGGACCTTATTGGGGCCTTCCCCTGCCAGTCCACCGGTGGCAAGGAAGCAGGTGTTGGTACCTGGTGCTAGTTCTAGTGCTGCGGGCATGGCCAAGGGgcccagggagaggagggtgtacCAGTGTCAGTACTGTGACTACAGCTCTGGGGATGCCTCGGGCTTCAAGCGCCATGTGATCTCCATCCACACAAAAGACTACCCCCACCGCTGTGAGATCTGCTCTAAAGGCTTCCGCAGGCCCTCGGAGAAGAGCCAGCATATCGCACGCCACCACAAGGACTTAGTGCAGGCAGAGTGA
- the LOC112228910 gene encoding zinc finger Y-chromosomal protein 1 isoform X3: protein MAVHGFAPEELVIQDAVEDVVSEYVHCDEDEEVAVETCVMSLEGEDEGVAMGDMAEDEMVADGHAQDELDPEQDTDGCGDYLMISLDEAGKMVSDDGTEVTVEGAVEDQVEKDEDGQEVIKVYIFKADSGEDDLGETEDAALTDSTGRTLREKMVYMSQGDHGASKISDEVYMEVVVGGEEPVTHERSYDGTALSKDFMPVAWAAAYGSEDSESCENRNGAASALLHIDESDEVDKVSRQRNKNKRTRAEPRQVQTAIIIGPYGQPLTVYPCMLCGKKFKSRGFLKRHTKNHHQDVLTRKKYQCTDCDFTTNKKASLHNHMEGHTLSSKGLFECEVCGKEFHQQAVLFSHRLQHHHREPKSPVPSQANKMHKCKFCDYETAEQGLLNRHLLAVHSKSFPHICVECGKGFRHPSELKKHMRTHTGEKPYSCLYCDYKSADSSNLKTHVKTKHSKEMPFKCERCFQTFAEEEELLQHGLTHEEAKTHLCAHCEHKSSNSSDLKRHIISVHTKDYPHKCAVCDKGFHRPSELKKHSALHRAKKLHQCRHCNFKIADPFVLSRHILSVHTKEQQASPEKNGPKRTLLGPSPASPPVARKQVLVPGASSSAAGMAKGPRERRVYQCQYCDYSSGDASGFKRHVISIHTKDYPHRCEICSKGFRRPSEKSQHIARHHKDLVQAE, encoded by the exons atggCGGTGCATGGGTTCGCTCCAGAGGAGCTGGTGATACAGGATGCGGTTGAGGACGTGGTGTCTGAGTATGTGCACTGCGACGAGGACGAGGAGGTTGCTGTGGAGACATGTGTGATGTCGCTGGAGGGGGAGGACGAAGGCGTTGCCATGGGGGACATGGCTGAGGATGAGATGGTGGCAGACGGGCATGCCCAGGATGAACTGGACCCAGAGCAAGACACAGACGGCTGTGGGGACTACCTCATGATCTCCT TGGATGAGGCAGGCAAGATGGTGTCAGACGACGGCACAGAGGTGACTGTGGAGGGAGCCGTGGAGGACCAGGTGGAGAAGGACGAGGATGGCCAGGAGGTGATCAAGGTGTACATCTTCAAGGCAGACTCTGGGGAGGATGACCTGG GAGAAACGGAGGACGCGGCACTGACGGACTCTACAGGCCGAACACTCCGAGAGAAGATGGTGTACATGTCTCAGGGGGACCATG gtgcatcaaagataTCTGATGAGGTTtacatggaggtggtggtggggggtgaggaGCCAGTGACCCATGAGCGGTCTTACGATGGCACGGCTCTCAGTAAGGACTTCATGCCTGTGGCTTGGGCAGCCGCTTATG GTTCTGAGGACAGTGAAAGCTGTGAGAACCGGAACGGTGCCGCCAGTGCGCTGCTGCACATTGACGAGTCAGACGAAGTGGACAAGGTCAGCAGGCAACGGAACAAGAATAAGAGAACAAGGGCTGAGCCTCGCCAGGTCCAGACAG CCATCATTATTGGTCCGTATGGCCAGCCTCTGACCGTGTACCCCTGCATGCTCTGTGGCAAGAAGTTCAAGTCGCGAGGCTTCCTGAAGCGCCACACCAAAAACCACCACCAGGATGTCCTGACCAGGAAAAAGTACCAGTGCACGGACTGTGACTTCACCACCAACAAGAAGGCCAGCCTTCATAACCACATGGAGGGGCACACGCTGAGCAGCAAGGGTCTGTTTGAGTGTGAGGTGTGTGGCAAGGAGTTCCACCAGCAGGCGGTGCTCTTCTCGCATCGATTGCAGCACCACCACCGTGAGCCCAAGAGTCCGGTGCCTTCACAGGCCAACAAGATGCACAAGTGTAAGTTCTGTGACTACGAGACGGCTGAACAAGGTCTGCTCAACCGCCACTTGCTGGCTGTCCATAGTAAGAGCTTCCCCCACATCTGTGTGGAATGTGGCAAGGGCTTCCGGCACCCCTCCGAGCTGAAGAaacacatgcgcacgcacaccgGCGAGAAGCCTTACTCTTGCCTCTACTGCGACTACAAGTCGGCAGATTCCTCCAACCTGAAGACTCATGTCAAGACCAAGCACAGCAAAGAGATGCCCTTCAAGTGTGAGCGCTGCTTCCAAACGTTtgctgaggaggaggagttgcTGCAGCACGGGCTGACGCACGAGGAGGCCAAAACCCACCTGTGTGCCCACTGTGAACACAAGAGCTCCAACTCCAGTGACCTGAAGCGCCACATCATATCGGTGCACACCAAGGACTACCCCCACAAATGTGCCGTCTGCGATAAAGGCTTCCACCGGCCGTCTGAACTGAAGAAGCACTCTGCGTTGCACCGTGCCAAGAAACTGCACCAGTGCCGACACTGCAACTTCAAGATCGCGGACCCCTTTGTGCTCAGTCGCCATATCCTGTCGGTCCACACCAAGGAGCAACAGGCCTCTCCTGAAAAGAACGGGCCCAAAAGGACCTTATTGGGGCCTTCCCCTGCCAGTCCACCGGTGGCAAGGAAGCAGGTGTTGGTACCTGGTGCTAGTTCTAGTGCTGCGGGCATGGCCAAGGGgcccagggagaggagggtgtacCAGTGTCAGTACTGTGACTACAGCTCTGGGGATGCCTCGGGCTTCAAGCGCCATGTGATCTCCATCCACACAAAAGACTACCCCCACCGCTGTGAGATCTGCTCTAAAGGCTTCCGCAGGCCCTCGGAGAAGAGCCAGCATATCGCACGCCACCACAAGGACTTAGTGCAGGCAGAGTGA